CCGTGGGGCGTCGCGTTCGCGGAGGTCACCACCGGCCGGTTCCACGCCGCCGCCGTCGCCGACCTCGACGAGGTGCGCACGGAACTCCACCGGTTCGCCCCGGTCGAACTGCTTCCCGGCCCGGGCGTCCGGGACGACGACGCCCGGCTCGCGGATCTCCGGGAGTCCACGGACGCCCGCCTCACGCTCCACGAGGCCGAGGCGTTCGCGCCCGGTCGCGCGCGCCACCGCCTCGGCGACCACTTCGGGACGCAGGCGCTCGACGCCGTCGGGCTCGACGCCGACCCCGCGGTCGCCGCCGCCGGCGCCGTGCTCCACTACGTCGACGACACCGGCGCGGGCGTGCTCGCGTCGATGACCCGGCTCGGCGGCCTGGACGCGGGCGGCAGGGTCGCCCTCGACGCGACGACCCAGCGCAACCTGGAGCTCGTGGAGACGATGCAGGGCGAGCACACCGGCACCCTGCTGGACACCCTCGATCACACCGAGACGGCGGCCGGCACTCGCCTGCTGCGCGAGTGGCTCACCCGACCACGGCGCGACCGCGGCGAGTTGGAGCGGCGCGGCGCCGCCGTCGAGGCGTTCGCCGGCGCGGCGCTGGCGCGCGATCGCCTGCTCGACACCCTCGACGGCACCGCCGACCTCGAACGGCTGGCCGCGCGCGCGACGAGCGGCTCGGCCGGGCCGCGGGATCTGGTCGCCGTCCGGTCGGCGCTGGGGCGGCTCCCCGAACTGGCCGCCGCCATCGACGGCACCGAGCTCGCGGACTCCCCGGTCCCCGACGTGCTCGCGCGCCCCGACCAGGCGGCCGCCCGCGACCTCCACGACGAACTGCGCGAGGCGCTGGCCGAGGAGCCGCCGGGGAGCATCGGCGGCGACGGCGGGGTCATCGCCCGCGGGTACGACGAGGAGCTCGACGAGCTGGTCGACGAGTACGAGGAGGCCCTCGAGTGGCTCGACACGCTCGCGGAGCGCGAGAAGCGCCGACACGGCCTGAGCCACGTGTCGGTCGACCGCAACAAGACGGACGGCTACTACATCCAGGTGGGCAAGTCCGTCGCCGGGCAGGCGCCCGAGCACTACCGCGAGATCAAGACGCTGAAGAACTCCAAGCGGTTCGTCACCGAGGAGCTGGAGGAGCGCGAGCGCACCGTCCTCCGCATGGAGGAGCGCCGCGAGGAACTGGAGCGGCGCATCTTCGAGGAGGTCCGCGAGCGGGTCGCGAGCGAGGCCGAACTCCTCCAGGACGTGGGGCGCGCCCTGGCCGAGTTGGATGTGCTCGCGGCGCTGGGCCACCACGCGGCGACGAACGACTGGACGCGCCCGGAGTTCACCGACGGCGACGAGCTTCACATCGAGGCCGGGCGACACCCGGTCGTCGAGCGGACGACCGACTTCGTGCCCAACGACCTCCGGATGGACCGCGAGCGCGGCTTCCTCATCGTCACCGGGCCGAACATGAGCGGGAAGTCCACGTACATGCGCCAGTGTGCGCTGATATCGCTGCTCGCACAGATCGGCTCGTTCGTCCCCGCCGACGCCGCCACCCTCCCGCTGGTCGACGGCGTCTACACCCGCGTCGGCGCGCTCGACGAGCTCGCGCAGGGTCGCTCGACGTTCATGGTCGAGATGCAGGAGCTGTCGAACATCCTCCACTCGGCGACGGAGGACTCGCTGGTCATCCTCGACGAGGTGGGCCGCGGCACGGCGACCTACGACGGGATCTCCATCGCCTGGGCCGCCACCGAGTACCTGCACAACGAGGTGCGCGCGAAGACGCTGTTCGCGACCCACTACCACGAACTGACCGCGCTGGCCGAACACCTCCCGCGCGTCGCGAACGTCCACGTCGCGGCCGAGGAGCGCGACGGCGACGTGACGTTCCTCCGCCGCGTGCGCGAGGGGCCGACCGACCGCAGCTACGGGGTCCACGTCGCCGACCTCGCGGGGGTGCCCGACCCCGTCGTCGGCCGCGCGGACGAGGTGCTCGACCGCCTGCGCGAGGAGAAGGCGATCGAGGCGAAGGGCGCCGAGGGCGGGGACGGGGGCGAAACGAGACAGGCGGTCTTCGACCTCTCGGCGGGCGAGTTCGCGACGGGCGGCGGGCACGGGCGAGCCGCCGGGGACGCCGGCGACGCGGACCGACCGGGGGCTCGCGCACCCGCCGGCAACGGGGCCGCCGCGGCGACGGCCGACGCGGACGCGGGGCTCGACCCCGAGACCGAGGCGGTGCTGTCGGCGCTGCGAGGGACGGACGTGAACGAGACGCCCCCCGTCGAGCTCATG
This genomic stretch from Halobaculum roseum harbors:
- the mutS gene encoding DNA mismatch repair protein MutS → MTTDAGGIVGEFLSLKESTDADVLAMQCGDFYEFFADDAELVADELDLKVSQKSSHGSSYPMAGVPLSELTPYLKALVERGYRVAVAEQYETDDGHAREIERIVSPGTVVDPDGAEARWLAAVEHDEASDDEPWGVAFAEVTTGRFHAAAVADLDEVRTELHRFAPVELLPGPGVRDDDARLADLRESTDARLTLHEAEAFAPGRARHRLGDHFGTQALDAVGLDADPAVAAAGAVLHYVDDTGAGVLASMTRLGGLDAGGRVALDATTQRNLELVETMQGEHTGTLLDTLDHTETAAGTRLLREWLTRPRRDRGELERRGAAVEAFAGAALARDRLLDTLDGTADLERLAARATSGSAGPRDLVAVRSALGRLPELAAAIDGTELADSPVPDVLARPDQAAARDLHDELREALAEEPPGSIGGDGGVIARGYDEELDELVDEYEEALEWLDTLAEREKRRHGLSHVSVDRNKTDGYYIQVGKSVAGQAPEHYREIKTLKNSKRFVTEELEERERTVLRMEERREELERRIFEEVRERVASEAELLQDVGRALAELDVLAALGHHAATNDWTRPEFTDGDELHIEAGRHPVVERTTDFVPNDLRMDRERGFLIVTGPNMSGKSTYMRQCALISLLAQIGSFVPADAATLPLVDGVYTRVGALDELAQGRSTFMVEMQELSNILHSATEDSLVILDEVGRGTATYDGISIAWAATEYLHNEVRAKTLFATHYHELTALAEHLPRVANVHVAAEERDGDVTFLRRVREGPTDRSYGVHVADLAGVPDPVVGRADEVLDRLREEKAIEAKGAEGGDGGETRQAVFDLSAGEFATGGGHGRAAGDAGDADRPGARAPAGNGAAAATADADAGLDPETEAVLSALRGTDVNETPPVELMAKVQEWQDRLDGE